A window of the Isosphaera pallida ATCC 43644 genome harbors these coding sequences:
- a CDS encoding DNA double-strand break repair nuclease NurA encodes MEAFADLPDALVQDLLAKALPVAEGVNGNLQALRKAKTSLRTEAEQRGWIQRKADLDVTREPSVVGIDGSYQVHRLTAVDLCAAASVAVEGTSKEAKRHWEKLHHRMWVESLEHSKNVTNTLRGLMISMELDLAAKAPHDLVLLDGSFIILLIYLNQGLNSVGEAPRILRDEFQRRWRDEGVLDRFVSLLASDRTVAVPKYSGRNELADLLTGKDLPETDGKTLATLILSPGEYTAPEPIYHFGGEDQEYHLPKGSCPAQTQKLINQHLADMRVIFFRPCDWVPAIRLELPKPIASSLTRLSMVLHGIERQFFSPAVVEPYPLFLADRMVKSLGAGVAVVEQAVAQHVAGDSPDGETTILFLQNYRTEGGRGG; translated from the coding sequence GTGGAAGCGTTTGCCGATCTTCCTGATGCATTGGTGCAAGACCTTCTTGCAAAGGCGTTGCCGGTTGCCGAAGGCGTCAATGGCAACTTGCAGGCCCTTAGGAAGGCCAAGACATCTTTGCGCACCGAGGCCGAACAACGCGGTTGGATTCAGCGAAAGGCTGACCTCGATGTTACGCGTGAACCGTCTGTCGTCGGGATCGACGGATCCTACCAGGTGCATCGTCTCACGGCAGTGGATTTGTGCGCGGCCGCGTCCGTGGCTGTCGAGGGAACATCGAAGGAAGCCAAGCGGCACTGGGAAAAACTGCACCACCGCATGTGGGTCGAGTCGCTTGAACACAGCAAGAACGTCACTAATACGCTTCGCGGATTGATGATCTCGATGGAACTCGATCTTGCCGCGAAGGCACCTCACGACCTGGTTCTGCTCGATGGTTCCTTCATCATTCTGCTGATCTACTTGAACCAAGGGTTGAACAGCGTTGGCGAGGCTCCGCGAATCCTCCGCGACGAATTTCAACGGCGATGGCGTGACGAAGGGGTTCTTGATCGTTTCGTTAGTCTCCTCGCCAGCGACCGCACGGTGGCAGTCCCGAAGTATTCCGGCCGAAACGAACTCGCGGACTTGCTCACAGGCAAGGACCTCCCGGAAACAGATGGGAAGACCTTGGCGACCTTGATTTTGTCCCCCGGCGAATACACCGCTCCCGAACCGATCTATCACTTTGGCGGCGAAGACCAGGAATACCACCTGCCGAAGGGCAGTTGCCCAGCGCAAACGCAGAAACTCATCAACCAGCATTTGGCGGACATGCGTGTCATCTTCTTTCGGCCATGCGATTGGGTGCCGGCGATTCGGCTTGAATTGCCCAAGCCGATCGCTTCCAGTCTGACCCGCTTGTCAATGGTGCTGCACGGCATCGAACGCCAGTTTTTCAGCCCCGCTGTCGTCGAGCCATACCCACTTTTTCTGGCAGACCGCATGGTCAAGAGCTTGGGAGCGGGTGTCGCCGTCGTCGAGCAGGCTGTGGCTCAGCACGTCGCTGGCGATTCCCCTGATGGGGAGACGACGATACTGTTTCTGCAAAACTACCGCACCGAAGGCGGGCGAGGAGGTTGA